A genomic region of Ehrlichia japonica contains the following coding sequences:
- a CDS encoding YggT family protein has translation MHPLVYLLDTLLSIYNFSLMLWVILSWLIALNVVNRYNEIVNSVFLLLSKLISPALGFIRRILPFTISYNFDLSPLVLLIFINFVRYALRYYFG, from the coding sequence ATGCATCCTTTGGTATATTTACTTGATACACTGTTGAGTATTTATAATTTCTCTTTAATGTTATGGGTAATATTAAGCTGGTTGATAGCCTTGAATGTTGTCAATAGGTATAATGAGATTGTTAATAGTGTCTTTTTGTTATTATCTAAGTTAATATCTCCTGCTTTGGGTTTTATTAGAAGGATTTTGCCTTTTACTATTTCCTATAATTTTGATCTTTCACCTCTTGTATTATTAATATTTATTAATTTTGTAAGGTATGCTTTGCGTTACTATTTTGGGTAA